In a single window of the Pseudodesulfovibrio profundus genome:
- the yqeC gene encoding selenium cofactor biosynthesis protein YqeC, whose amino-acid sequence MTLAASSCAIAQLISPSHRLITVVGAGGKTSLINWLGMQILPPEKRVIITSTTKIFPRHNVCTILNDGQPDFIDRIEQALDRHRKVVVAQQLDTRSGKLIGLSPAFVTHLRNRNIADTILVEADGAAHKPLKAPAEHEPVIPLESDLCIGVMGLDAMYLPLTEANVHRHEIFSHITKLLPGEPITPKQMLDIAVAPNGLFKGSPATSKLAVVLNKTDIPGGGYRVQEIERILPQEQRTRNYAWFTGSILNGQLHRIDAGPPIMTEPINNRPECFHRI is encoded by the coding sequence ATGACCTTAGCCGCAAGTTCGTGTGCCATCGCTCAGCTCATTTCGCCAAGCCATCGACTCATCACCGTCGTTGGAGCGGGTGGAAAGACCTCCCTTATAAACTGGCTCGGTATGCAGATACTGCCACCTGAGAAACGAGTCATTATCACTTCGACAACAAAGATATTCCCGCGCCATAACGTATGCACCATCCTCAATGACGGCCAGCCAGACTTCATAGACAGGATCGAACAGGCTCTTGACCGGCATCGCAAAGTAGTCGTGGCTCAACAACTGGACACCCGGAGCGGCAAGCTCATCGGCCTGTCGCCGGCCTTTGTTACTCATCTACGAAATCGCAACATCGCCGATACCATTCTGGTAGAAGCCGACGGTGCAGCCCACAAGCCGCTCAAGGCCCCGGCTGAGCACGAACCCGTAATCCCGCTGGAATCCGATCTTTGCATCGGCGTCATGGGACTGGATGCCATGTATCTCCCTTTGACTGAGGCCAATGTGCATCGTCATGAAATTTTTTCGCACATTACCAAACTTCTGCCCGGTGAACCCATCACCCCGAAGCAGATGCTGGACATAGCTGTTGCCCCCAACGGTCTATTCAAGGGAAGCCCGGCCACAAGCAAACTGGCAGTGGTGCTCAATAAAACTGACATCCCCGGCGGTGGATATCGTGTCCAAGAGATTGAGCGTATTCTGCCGCAAGAGCAAAGGACAAGAAACTACGCATGGTTTACGGGCTCGATCCTGAACGGGCAATTACATCGCATCGATGCCGGTCCGCCCATTATGACTGAACCAATCAATAATAGACCTGAGTGTTTCCATCGAATTTAA
- a CDS encoding BCCT family transporter, whose protein sequence is MSKEQKISLTTLSTCPPEKGGVCLVCFFGALFIILTACIPLFMYPEEGERIINTMFEFVTVEMGWLYMLAGAAIFLLLMWFAFGPFGSKRLGDKVEYSTFSWIGMLFCAGVGAGIMFGGSIDWAYYAAYPMHGEPAGTMKALEWGTAYGMFHWGPICWSIYAVMAVPIGYSYYVKRVPILNISQACTGLLGNRVNGWQGKLIDIMFMTGLVAGSATALGLGIPIVAAAISSVTGMEHSFWMEFGTLLFVTTIFCVSSSLGLKKGLSKLSDFNVLAALALMLFVFIFGPTLFLTDMAISSLGLMISELVTLATWMDPMETSGFTKDWTIFYYAWFVAYAPFMSLFIAKISRGRTVREVVLGPVIIASLGCGCFYLVFGNFGLHLQLTGQLDVISMVKSVKGATAIMAIADFMPMASLYKVIFGAVTAISMATTFDAVSFALAATTTLKLTPDEEPARWNRLFWAISLGMLPTGIMLIDGPLSVLQTASIVVGLPVLGVIVIGVTSFLKEYRQTGWVEYDSAACTPRDL, encoded by the coding sequence ATGTCCAAAGAACAGAAAATCTCACTTACCACGCTCTCCACCTGCCCTCCTGAGAAAGGCGGCGTCTGTCTCGTCTGCTTCTTCGGTGCTCTGTTCATCATCCTGACCGCCTGTATCCCATTGTTCATGTACCCCGAAGAAGGGGAACGAATAATCAACACAATGTTTGAGTTTGTAACCGTGGAAATGGGCTGGCTCTATATGCTGGCAGGAGCCGCGATATTTCTTCTGCTGATGTGGTTCGCGTTCGGCCCCTTTGGTAGCAAGCGCCTTGGAGACAAGGTTGAGTACTCCACTTTTTCCTGGATCGGCATGCTTTTTTGCGCAGGCGTGGGCGCTGGCATCATGTTCGGCGGCTCCATCGACTGGGCCTATTATGCGGCCTATCCCATGCATGGTGAGCCTGCCGGTACCATGAAAGCTCTGGAATGGGGCACCGCCTATGGCATGTTCCACTGGGGCCCCATCTGCTGGTCCATCTACGCAGTCATGGCCGTACCCATCGGCTACAGTTACTACGTCAAGCGTGTCCCCATTCTGAATATTTCCCAGGCTTGCACCGGACTATTGGGCAACCGGGTCAATGGCTGGCAAGGCAAGCTCATCGATATCATGTTCATGACCGGTTTAGTGGCGGGTTCCGCCACTGCCCTGGGGCTTGGTATCCCCATTGTTGCCGCAGCCATTTCATCCGTTACCGGCATGGAACACTCTTTCTGGATGGAGTTTGGCACACTCTTATTTGTAACTACCATCTTCTGTGTCTCCTCCAGCCTGGGACTGAAAAAGGGCCTGAGCAAGCTCTCGGACTTCAACGTACTGGCCGCCTTGGCACTGATGCTATTTGTGTTCATTTTCGGCCCTACCCTGTTCCTGACAGACATGGCTATTTCATCGCTCGGTCTGATGATTTCCGAGCTTGTCACCCTGGCCACATGGATGGACCCCATGGAAACGTCCGGATTCACCAAGGACTGGACGATATTCTACTATGCATGGTTTGTGGCCTATGCCCCGTTCATGTCCCTGTTCATCGCAAAAATTTCTCGTGGGCGCACCGTGCGCGAGGTGGTCCTCGGCCCCGTCATTATCGCATCCCTTGGCTGCGGCTGCTTCTATCTTGTTTTCGGCAACTTCGGCTTGCACCTCCAGTTAACAGGTCAACTTGATGTCATATCAATGGTCAAATCCGTAAAAGGCGCTACCGCCATCATGGCTATTGCCGATTTCATGCCCATGGCCTCACTTTACAAAGTTATTTTCGGTGCGGTGACCGCCATATCCATGGCCACTACCTTTGATGCAGTCTCTTTCGCATTGGCAGCCACCACCACCCTCAAATTGACACCCGATGAAGAACCTGCCCGCTGGAACCGTTTGTTCTGGGCAATATCACTCGGCATGCTGCCCACCGGCATCATGCTCATCGATGGACCACTTTCGGTACTGCAAACCGCATCCATTGTGGTCGGCCTGCCAGTACTTGGTGTCATCGTCATCGGTGTCACCTCATTTCTCAAGGAATACCGGCAAACTGGTTGGGTCGAATACGACTCCGCAGCCTGTACTCCTCGAGATCTGTAA
- a CDS encoding XdhC family aldehyde oxidoreductase maturation factor has translation MRTVFEEILTALERGQAVTRIAVVKSSGSTPRAAGASMAVFEDGSITGTIGGGSVEHASYMAAKKLAPGQTTIREFDLTPNDAASIGMVCGGSMTVLLDSLLPTEENVQFVQKIVDQFSSPETRLLVTTLATNGTVTQREVLPVNDDTNNAITEPFVRCNEQKTTYFEPLLAPETVHFIGGGHVTQATAKLAAFTGFRVIVVDDREEFANSERFPDATEIRVAASLKDCLPTQLGPKDYVVIMTRGHLHDRDVLAQALNTNAGYVGMIGSKKKRSATYESLLKDGFTQAALNQVHCPIGLSIGADTPEEIAISIMAELIMMRKKDRHNLQ, from the coding sequence ATGCGTACCGTGTTTGAAGAGATTCTTACTGCTCTTGAGCGAGGGCAAGCAGTCACCCGCATTGCTGTTGTTAAAAGTTCCGGCTCCACACCACGTGCTGCCGGGGCGTCCATGGCTGTCTTTGAAGACGGTTCCATCACCGGCACCATCGGCGGCGGCTCTGTGGAGCACGCCAGTTACATGGCAGCGAAGAAGCTGGCTCCCGGGCAAACGACAATCCGCGAGTTCGACCTCACTCCCAATGATGCTGCATCCATCGGCATGGTCTGCGGCGGTTCCATGACTGTTCTGCTCGACTCACTGCTTCCCACCGAAGAAAACGTACAGTTCGTTCAAAAGATCGTTGACCAGTTTTCATCGCCAGAAACACGATTGCTGGTCACAACCCTCGCCACAAACGGGACAGTCACCCAACGAGAGGTGCTCCCCGTCAATGACGACACAAATAATGCCATAACAGAGCCTTTTGTTCGTTGTAACGAGCAAAAGACTACGTATTTCGAGCCACTGCTCGCCCCGGAAACAGTTCACTTCATTGGTGGAGGCCATGTGACCCAGGCTACGGCCAAACTGGCAGCGTTCACCGGCTTTCGGGTCATTGTCGTGGATGACCGCGAAGAGTTTGCCAACTCCGAACGCTTCCCGGATGCAACGGAAATTCGGGTTGCAGCGAGTCTCAAAGATTGCCTTCCAACACAACTTGGACCCAAGGATTACGTGGTGATCATGACACGCGGCCATCTCCACGATAGGGATGTTCTGGCCCAGGCATTAAACACCAATGCCGGTTACGTGGGGATGATCGGTAGCAAAAAGAAGAGAAGCGCAACCTATGAATCGCTGCTCAAAGACGGGTTCACACAGGCAGCACTCAATCAGGTGCACTGCCCCATCGGCCTGTCCATTGGTGCAGATACACCGGAAGAAATAGCTATCAGCATTATGGCGGAACTCATTATGATGAGAAAGAAAGACCGGCACAACCTCCAGTAG
- the yqeB gene encoding selenium-dependent molybdenum cofactor biosynthesis protein YqeB, whose translation MNTTLPTIVIRGAGDLATGVALRLYRAGLRNIVMLETPAPLAVRRTVAFSECIKHDTMTVEEVTAVCIDSANDTARAWAAGDIPVLVDPEATTLPDLQPEIVVDAIIAKRNFGTDISMAPLVIGLGPGFVAGKDVHVVIETMRGHHLGRVITDGPAKPNTGIPGTIAGYSIERVCWAETSGIFTTAFNIGDTIGKGEELGRVDNTPVLAKVDGVIRGLLRNGTPVKNHTKLGDVDPRGTGSYCNLASDKAMAIGGGVLEAICNHIFTKRLL comes from the coding sequence ATGAACACGACACTCCCCACTATCGTCATTCGCGGTGCAGGCGACCTCGCCACCGGTGTAGCTCTGCGACTCTACAGAGCCGGACTGCGCAATATCGTCATGCTGGAAACACCCGCTCCTCTGGCTGTTCGCCGCACGGTCGCGTTTTCCGAATGCATCAAGCATGACACCATGACCGTGGAAGAGGTAACTGCTGTATGCATAGACTCTGCTAACGACACTGCAAGAGCATGGGCGGCAGGCGACATCCCTGTTCTGGTGGACCCCGAAGCAACAACACTGCCCGATTTACAACCTGAAATTGTAGTGGACGCCATCATTGCCAAACGCAACTTTGGTACTGACATATCCATGGCCCCGCTGGTCATCGGACTCGGCCCCGGTTTCGTGGCTGGCAAGGATGTTCATGTCGTTATCGAAACCATGCGCGGACACCATCTCGGTCGTGTCATCACAGACGGCCCCGCCAAACCTAACACCGGCATTCCCGGAACCATCGCCGGCTACAGTATAGAACGTGTCTGCTGGGCCGAAACGTCAGGAATTTTCACTACTGCTTTCAATATTGGCGACACCATCGGCAAAGGCGAAGAACTGGGTCGCGTGGATAACACCCCCGTACTCGCCAAGGTCGACGGAGTTATACGCGGCTTATTGCGAAACGGAACTCCTGTAAAAAATCATACAAAGCTGGGGGATGTAGACCCACGAGGAACGGGTTCCTACTGCAATCTGGCATCCGACAAGGCCATGGCCATCGGCGGTGGCGTACTCGAAGCCATCTGCAACCATATTTTCACGAAGAGGTTATTATGA
- a CDS encoding FAD binding domain-containing protein, with protein sequence MKRFDHFNATTVEEAVTLLNESEGPSYVIAGGSDLMGCLKDNLWMESPERIVNLKTIPGLKELHVDDDGLHIGAMVTLTEIAESDTVKEQWPGLAEAARRTGSPLLRNMGTIAGNICQENRCWYYRYPDKIGGRIDCVRKGGKRCLAVPGDHRFHSIFGQVNKCIAVNPSDTAPALVALEATIKTTKRDIPVDEFFSAEMGAQSTVLDRDEIVTEIIIPTPKAGSFSAFEKIAYRKSIDFAIVNCAVSITIKDDKVTAARICLNGVHNNPRRCETSEELLIGKKLTDAVAQEAGELAVAEAKPLFQNIYKVQMAKTIVTDTLLECNN encoded by the coding sequence ATGAAACGTTTCGATCACTTCAATGCCACTACAGTGGAAGAAGCAGTTACGCTCCTTAATGAGAGCGAAGGACCGAGCTATGTCATCGCCGGAGGCAGTGACCTCATGGGGTGTCTTAAGGACAACCTGTGGATGGAAAGCCCCGAGCGAATAGTCAACCTCAAGACTATCCCGGGCCTCAAAGAGCTTCATGTGGATGATGATGGCCTCCACATCGGAGCCATGGTCACCCTGACCGAGATCGCCGAGTCCGATACAGTCAAGGAACAGTGGCCCGGACTGGCCGAGGCTGCCCGCCGCACCGGATCGCCGCTGCTGCGCAACATGGGCACTATTGCCGGAAACATCTGTCAGGAGAACCGCTGCTGGTACTACCGCTATCCCGATAAGATCGGTGGTCGCATCGACTGTGTACGCAAGGGCGGCAAGCGTTGCCTTGCTGTTCCCGGAGACCACCGTTTCCACTCCATATTCGGCCAGGTCAACAAATGCATTGCCGTCAATCCCAGTGATACGGCCCCAGCTCTTGTTGCCCTTGAGGCCACTATCAAGACTACCAAGCGCGACATTCCCGTGGATGAATTTTTCTCCGCAGAGATGGGCGCACAATCCACTGTTCTGGATCGTGATGAAATCGTCACCGAAATCATCATTCCGACTCCGAAAGCCGGTTCCTTCAGTGCCTTTGAAAAGATCGCCTACCGCAAGTCCATTGACTTCGCCATCGTGAACTGCGCTGTCTCGATCACCATCAAGGACGACAAGGTCACGGCTGCCCGCATCTGCCTCAACGGTGTGCACAACAACCCGCGCCGTTGCGAGACCTCCGAGGAGTTGCTCATCGGCAAGAAGTTGACTGATGCAGTCGCACAGGAAGCAGGAGAGCTGGCCGTGGCTGAAGCAAAACCGCTTTTCCAGAACATCTACAAGGTCCAGATGGCCAAAACCATCGTAACCGACACGCTTCTGGAATGTAACAACTAA
- a CDS encoding nucleotidyltransferase family protein: protein MNKLEINVSGVILAAGKASRMGRDKLSLPFRGKPLLQHVINAARQSCLKSVTVVIPEASGLEQALDMRGCKIVNVVRQDFGQAESLKAGLRAAMDGVDGCMVLLGDQPLITTDTIDMLAGAFAQQHECWVAPVQEGMRGNPITIPSTWFPRVFELEGDTGARPLLAEPGLALRLVRINEVGPFIDVDTEPEYQRLLEKYETRTA, encoded by the coding sequence ATGAACAAGTTAGAGATCAACGTTTCCGGCGTCATTCTCGCTGCAGGTAAAGCCTCCCGCATGGGGAGGGACAAACTGTCCCTCCCCTTCCGCGGAAAGCCACTGCTCCAGCACGTCATCAATGCTGCCCGCCAGTCCTGTCTCAAAAGTGTGACCGTCGTCATACCCGAGGCATCCGGGCTGGAGCAGGCCCTCGACATGAGGGGATGCAAGATTGTCAACGTAGTACGGCAAGATTTCGGCCAGGCTGAATCGTTAAAAGCCGGGCTACGGGCTGCAATGGATGGAGTGGACGGGTGCATGGTTCTCCTCGGAGATCAGCCGCTAATCACTACAGACACCATTGACATGCTGGCAGGGGCATTCGCTCAGCAACACGAGTGCTGGGTAGCACCAGTGCAGGAAGGCATGCGTGGAAATCCTATTACCATCCCATCCACATGGTTTCCCAGGGTGTTTGAACTCGAAGGCGATACCGGAGCTCGCCCTCTGCTGGCTGAGCCAGGCCTGGCCCTGCGCCTCGTGCGCATCAACGAGGTCGGCCCGTTCATTGATGTGGATACAGAGCCTGAATATCAGCGACTTCTTGAGAAATACGAAACCAGGACCGCGTAA
- a CDS encoding molybdopterin-binding protein produces MKTMHVENAIGTVLCQDITRIVPGQAKGPAFRRGHVVTPEDIPMLLDIGKEHLYVYDPEDGYVHEDDAAYRIATAAAGPGIELSTPVEGKITLRATHDGLLDIDTDTLFKLNSVKDVIFGTIHTNQLVEKGRPMAGTRVIPLVVPEEIVAEAEAVLRNSPPLIQIRPLKPCKVGIVTTGSEVYSGRIKDKFGPVVRKKFSAYGSSTVGQRLVSDDPNMTVKAIQDFIAEGADFIVVTGGMSVDPDDQTPASIRMAGADVITYGAPTFPGAMFMLAKIGDIPVVGLPGCVMYYRASIFDLIIPRILAGKEVTREDIINLGHGGFCEGCDECRYPVCSFGKGA; encoded by the coding sequence ATGAAAACCATGCATGTTGAAAATGCCATCGGTACTGTCTTGTGCCAGGATATAACCCGCATCGTCCCCGGTCAGGCAAAGGGACCGGCCTTCCGCAGAGGCCACGTTGTCACACCGGAAGACATCCCCATGTTGCTGGATATCGGCAAGGAGCATCTCTACGTTTACGATCCGGAAGACGGGTACGTCCATGAAGATGACGCCGCCTACCGTATCGCCACGGCAGCAGCCGGACCAGGCATTGAACTCTCCACGCCGGTGGAAGGGAAAATCACCCTTCGAGCCACCCATGACGGCCTTCTGGATATCGACACCGACACGTTGTTCAAACTCAACTCGGTCAAAGACGTCATTTTCGGTACGATTCATACAAACCAACTGGTTGAGAAAGGCCGCCCCATGGCCGGAACCCGTGTCATCCCGCTCGTGGTCCCCGAAGAAATTGTAGCCGAAGCAGAGGCTGTGCTGCGCAATTCTCCTCCCCTCATTCAGATTCGCCCACTCAAGCCATGCAAGGTAGGAATAGTCACAACTGGCAGTGAAGTGTACAGCGGCAGGATCAAAGACAAGTTCGGCCCTGTGGTCCGCAAAAAGTTCAGCGCATACGGTTCCTCCACCGTAGGCCAACGCCTGGTGTCGGATGATCCGAACATGACGGTTAAGGCTATTCAGGACTTCATCGCCGAGGGCGCAGATTTCATCGTGGTGACCGGCGGCATGTCCGTGGACCCCGACGACCAGACGCCCGCCTCCATCCGCATGGCTGGGGCAGATGTAATTACCTACGGAGCACCGACTTTTCCCGGCGCCATGTTCATGCTCGCCAAGATCGGCGACATCCCCGTTGTCGGCCTGCCGGGATGTGTCATGTACTATCGCGCCAGCATTTTCGATCTGATCATTCCGCGCATTCTGGCGGGCAAGGAAGTGACCCGCGAGGATATCATCAACCTCGGTCACGGCGGATTCTGTGAGGGGTGTGACGAATGCCGCTATCCGGTGTGTAGCTTCGGAAAGGGAGCATAA